One Syntrophaceae bacterium DNA window includes the following coding sequences:
- the rseP gene encoding RIP metalloprotease RseP, translating to MGVNVVSVIILLGVLIFVHELGHFLLAKSLGVGVLKFSLGFGPKLIGKKVGETEYMISLVPLGGYVKLLGESDTDDVEPADERRSFVKQHVLKKIAIVIAGPLFNFLFAVLAFTGLYMVGVPSLTAEIGSVQAGSPAEAAGIRAGDTVVAIDGRAVTRWGDLAETIANSKGRELVVRVQRDGVLQELRVRPEMTRGKSLFGEDVDTWKIGVGASKNVFIDRQNPLRALWSGIEQTWNITELTVISIVKMIQGIVSPDSLGGPIAIAQMAGAHVKKGIMNFVFFMALLSINLAVLNLLPIPVLDGGHLLFFLIELVTGKEVNIRWRERAQQVGFFILVMLMIFVFYNDIMRIFGE from the coding sequence ATGGGTGTCAACGTCGTATCGGTCATCATCTTGCTGGGTGTCCTCATCTTCGTCCACGAGCTGGGCCATTTCCTGCTGGCCAAGTCCCTCGGGGTGGGCGTGCTGAAGTTCTCGCTCGGGTTCGGCCCCAAGCTCATCGGGAAAAAGGTCGGCGAAACGGAGTACATGATCTCGCTCGTGCCGCTGGGGGGATACGTCAAGCTGCTGGGCGAGTCGGACACCGACGACGTGGAACCCGCGGACGAGAGGCGCTCGTTCGTCAAGCAGCATGTGCTCAAGAAGATCGCGATCGTGATCGCCGGCCCCCTGTTCAACTTCCTTTTCGCCGTTTTGGCCTTCACGGGCCTCTACATGGTGGGCGTGCCGAGCCTCACCGCGGAGATCGGCAGCGTCCAGGCGGGGTCGCCTGCGGAGGCCGCCGGGATCCGGGCCGGGGACACCGTCGTCGCCATAGACGGCAGGGCCGTGACCCGCTGGGGCGATCTGGCCGAGACCATCGCGAACAGCAAGGGCCGGGAACTCGTCGTCCGGGTGCAGCGGGACGGGGTGCTGCAGGAGCTGCGCGTCAGGCCGGAGATGACCCGGGGAAAGAGCCTCTTCGGCGAAGACGTGGACACGTGGAAGATCGGCGTCGGGGCTTCGAAGAACGTGTTCATCGACCGCCAGAACCCCCTCCGGGCGCTGTGGTCCGGGATCGAGCAGACCTGGAACATCACGGAGCTCACCGTCATCAGCATCGTCAAGATGATCCAGGGCATCGTCTCGCCGGACTCCCTCGGCGGTCCCATCGCGATCGCCCAGATGGCGGGGGCGCACGTCAAGAAGGGCATCATGAACTTCGTCTTCTTCATGGCCCTCCTGAGCATCAACCTGGCCGTGCTCAACCTGCTGCCCATCCCCGTGCTGGACGGCGGGCACCTGCTGTTCTTCCTCATCGAGCTCGTGACCGGGAAGGAGGTCAACATCCGGTGGAGGGAGCGCGCCCAGCAGGTGGGGTTCTTCATCCTGGTGATGCTCATGATCTTCGTGTTCTACAACGACATCATGCGGATCTTCGGGGAGTGA